The nucleotide sequence CACGGAGAACGCCATCTTCCCGGCAATACGCCGGCGCACAATCAGATGCGGCGGCACCATTTCTCCCCCGTCCCACTCCTCCTCCTTGTAGTAGTCTCCGTCGCTGTCGTCCTCGGAGCCGCTGAACATGTTGTTGGGGATTTTCACCGGCACAGACTTGATAATATTATTGTTGCCGTCGGTGTTGTTAATCTtccccattttcttcttcttcgagaaATTCGACTTGTCGTTTTGATGGTGACGCCGGAAATCCAAGCAGGTCTCGAAGTCGAGATTATCCGTGGAGAAGATGACCTCAGATTCTTGAAACTCGTAGTCGGCCATGGCTAGATTCATAGAGCTAGAGCTGAAAGGAGGATTAACAATATTGGAGAATTTGATTGCAACGAAATATAAATGGAAGTTGGGTTTATGAGAAGCTTGGATTTCGTAGGGTTTATatagagagaggaagaggaggaagagaaagaaatgaATGGGGGAATCTAATCGTAGAGAGTACACTTTGATTGTTAATTTGTGTTGTCAGATGGCGTCACTGTTTAAGGGAAGGGCATTGAGTGCGGTCCCCGccacccttttttttaattcaaattaaatccctctccattaattttttttatttaataaaaaatccgaataatgattttggattggatgacgatttcaagttttttttttttgactggATAATGCTCTAAGCTACTCTAATATATGAGAAAACACATTTGAACTTTGGTGCTCAGGAGCAAATACATTGTCCCAcgaggtataaaatatcgataatatcggaaatatcagtagtccaaaACACGGAAGCTTTTTAGTGACTGGATAATGCTCTAAGCTACTCTAATTTATGAGAAAACAGATTCGAACTTTGGTGCTCGGGAGCAAATACATTGTCCCAACCAATCAATGTAATCCAAgtttataatttgattatttttaaagAGTCATATATTTTCAGttttatagccaaaatggtATCTTAGTtggcataactcatcactttagtctttgagatttgaaatcgatggGAGTGATatctgagtttgtccaccatcaatcattttagtcatttagtgaaaaatattcattaaataAGAACAATGACAACAATTGAATTGAAGTCATGTAGTTTTAGTCCTTGTTGGGTAtcaaagattgaattgaaatgaatatCCCATTATACCTATAGTATGTTGAagatagaaataaaaaatagtgaAAATGAAAGTAAAAGATGAATTACTCATTAAATAAATTTTATCCATTAAAATTCACCACAAAATAGTAAAATGagaaaaataagtttatttCTTGTCTCTAAATCTCCTCGTCATCCTCTCAATCTTAAAAATATTCACATCCACCTTTAATTTACCCTGCATATTACGAGTTACCCAGTCAATTCCTCTTCTAGACATCCAACAAGTCCTATGTCACGTATTTTTTCTATTTAAGAACAATAGTTTAGTTTATATGTTTATCTTCAACAGAATTTAGTACGATGGTAACATATGTGAAGGTGATATATTGGCCTCTTAGAGATGTAATGTTTCTCAATTGTAACACTAAAAGTATGTTATAAGAACTGAAGTCGAACTTTGTCCAAATTCCAAAAACCAATATTATAGTGTGGCCGTTTTTGGTTACAAGACTAAGGGGTAGGGAAATAAACTGGTATCGACCTTAtcattcacaagactcaaatctaaaatatcttacttacaagtgactAGAAGTACCACTCAATTGTAGTCTTAGTTTAATTATTGTTGTAGCCTTTCTAACTTCGTCTCTCTTTCTATTACCTCACGGCTCTTCTCTTTTTCTTAGCTAATTAACTGCACATTGACTTGGTGTGTTTTTGGTTGCGGTGGCTCAGCTTTGGGGGGATTTCATTGGGTTCCGTTTTCTACCTTCCCTTTTGgtcaaaatttgagttttttttgtatttaaattTGCACCCGTTTGTTTCAAATACGGATGCAGGGTGCTTGGGCAACAGTGCACGCATGGTCAATTGACAATTGGTACTGTAAAATccaaaatatatcaatttataTAAGGAATGGGTTTATGTTGAATTTTTGAGACACACCTATTAATACTGGCTTAATTTTTACTTTCTGTTGAATAAAAACAGTAAATGCATAATGATTATTTGGCTTTGAAAGATTTTTTAGTATATCGAGAATATGAGGAGGAACATCATATATTATTGCACAACTGAAGTGAcacttgaaaaaagaaaaaaaaaacactactcCCTAATGACGTGGTGTTTTGCTCGTGTTACGAGCACACTAAAATATCTCTCATTTGGCTTCATCGCATCTTTCAAGGGGTGTGTAATGATGTCAATGCTTTGTGACacgttcaaattttttttgggtaatgttattcataccatgtttttataccacatcTATACCACCTTAAGTGGCATCT is from Malus sylvestris chromosome 5, drMalSylv7.2, whole genome shotgun sequence and encodes:
- the LOC126622129 gene encoding uncharacterized protein LOC126622129, which produces MNLAMADYEFQESEVIFSTDNLDFETCLDFRRHHQNDKSNFSKKKKMGKINNTDGNNNIIKSVPVKIPNNMFSGSEDDSDGDYYKEEEWDGGEMVPPHLIVRRRIAGKMAFSVCTGNGRTLKGRDLSRVRNSILRMTGFLEA